The following proteins are co-located in the Dehalococcoides mccartyi 195 genome:
- a CDS encoding adenylate kinase — MYNVIFLGAPGSGKGTQGEVVAKELRLAHMATGDLFRKAIERGDELGDTVKSYMERGELVPDEITISVVLKHLAGLKDVSGIILDGFPRSLRQAEALDEALVKQGEGIGRVIYINVPEDELVRRLSGRWVCRSCQSPYQCGCAEVAEGKCSRCQGELYQRPDDTPETVKERLKVYFSKTAPLIEYYRSKGKLSEIDGMAEITEVTKRIVSAIKCGK; from the coding sequence GTGTATAATGTTATTTTCCTTGGCGCCCCGGGTTCGGGTAAAGGCACACAAGGTGAAGTAGTCGCTAAAGAGCTTAGGCTGGCGCATATGGCCACCGGTGATTTATTTCGTAAGGCTATAGAGCGCGGTGATGAGCTGGGTGATACGGTTAAGTCCTATATGGAACGGGGCGAGCTGGTGCCGGATGAGATTACCATTAGTGTAGTCCTTAAGCACCTTGCTGGCTTGAAAGATGTTAGCGGGATTATTCTGGACGGATTCCCCCGGAGCCTGCGTCAGGCCGAGGCGCTGGATGAGGCGCTGGTAAAGCAGGGAGAGGGAATCGGCAGAGTAATATATATAAATGTGCCGGAAGATGAGCTGGTCCGGCGCTTAAGCGGACGCTGGGTTTGCCGGAGCTGTCAGTCACCTTATCAGTGTGGCTGTGCTGAGGTAGCCGAGGGGAAGTGCAGCCGCTGTCAGGGTGAGCTGTATCAGCGCCCTGATGACACACCCGAAACCGTAAAGGAAAGGCTCAAGGTGTATTTTAGCAAAACGGCACCGCTTATTGAGTACTATCGCTCAAAGGGCAAGCTGAGTGAGATTGATGGTATGGCTGAGATAACAGAGGTGACCAAGCGGATTGTATCAGCTATAAAGTGCGGTAAATAA
- a CDS encoding phosphoglucomutase/phosphomannomutase family protein → MKFGTDGWRGIIAKDFTFDNVSVCAQATAAYLKNTSPRNLSLVIGYDTRFASADFARSAAEVMAANGIKVYFCSCPTPTPVISHGVVNLKAAGAVIITASHNPARWNGFKVKSADGASAPTQMITGIEAEIAKLGDKPPVLNLDFDTAVSRGLIEHVDLAPAYFEKIGGLVDIEKLRDAGFNIAIDSMHGAGIGYFKQLLDGGCNRLNEINAEPNPNFPGMLQPEPITPNLAKLMRLVKDIRSDIGLATDGDSDRLGVVDEMGNFLNQLQVFSLLALYMLEVKGLRGPLVKTITNSSMIDKLGELYNVPVFETKVGFKYVSPVMLEQNALIGGEESGGYAFTGHVPERDAILAGAYFLDFMITTGKSPAEMLEYLYSKVGPHYYNRVDYTFAEARREEIIKHLTDQKPASLGETKVVSTDKLDGFRYKLEDGSWLLIRFSGTEPLLRVYAESPSQAKTAALLEDGRQLSGI, encoded by the coding sequence ATTAAGTTCGGCACTGATGGTTGGCGGGGCATTATTGCCAAAGATTTTACCTTTGATAATGTCTCTGTCTGTGCCCAAGCTACTGCCGCATACCTGAAAAATACCAGCCCCCGCAACCTTTCACTGGTAATAGGGTATGATACCCGCTTTGCCTCAGCGGATTTTGCCCGTTCGGCTGCCGAAGTCATGGCAGCAAACGGCATAAAGGTTTATTTTTGTTCATGCCCCACCCCTACGCCGGTAATCAGCCACGGGGTGGTAAACCTGAAAGCGGCCGGGGCTGTAATAATTACCGCCAGCCACAACCCCGCCAGATGGAACGGTTTCAAGGTTAAATCCGCCGATGGAGCCAGTGCCCCCACCCAGATGATAACCGGTATTGAAGCAGAGATAGCCAAACTGGGTGATAAGCCGCCTGTGCTTAATCTGGATTTTGATACGGCAGTTTCCCGCGGTCTTATTGAACATGTAGACCTTGCTCCGGCTTACTTTGAAAAAATAGGCGGGCTGGTAGATATTGAAAAACTTAGGGATGCCGGCTTTAACATAGCCATAGACTCTATGCATGGTGCCGGTATAGGCTACTTCAAGCAACTGCTTGACGGCGGCTGCAACCGCTTAAATGAGATAAATGCCGAACCCAACCCCAATTTCCCCGGTATGCTTCAGCCTGAACCTATCACCCCTAATCTGGCTAAGCTGATGAGGCTGGTCAAGGATATCCGTTCAGATATAGGGCTGGCTACCGACGGGGATTCTGACCGTCTGGGTGTGGTAGATGAAATGGGCAACTTTCTTAACCAGCTGCAGGTCTTTTCCCTGCTGGCACTTTATATGCTGGAAGTAAAAGGGCTGCGCGGGCCGCTGGTAAAAACTATTACCAACTCCAGTATGATAGATAAACTGGGTGAGCTTTATAATGTGCCGGTATTTGAAACCAAAGTCGGCTTCAAGTATGTCTCCCCGGTTATGCTTGAGCAAAATGCCCTTATCGGCGGTGAGGAAAGCGGAGGTTACGCTTTTACCGGGCATGTACCTGAGCGTGATGCCATACTGGCGGGGGCGTATTTTCTGGATTTTATGATTACCACTGGCAAATCACCCGCCGAGATGCTGGAATATTTATATTCCAAGGTTGGGCCTCACTATTACAACCGGGTTGACTATACCTTTGCCGAAGCCCGCCGGGAAGAAATAATAAAACACCTGACGGACCAAAAACCGGCTAGTCTGGGTGAAACCAAAGTAGTTTCTACAGACAAGCTGGATGGCTTCCGCTATAAACTGGAAGACGGCAGCTGGCTGCTTATCCGCTTTTCGGGCACTGAACCGCTCTTACGGGTATATGCCGAAAGCCCCAGCCAGGCTAAAACCGCCGCTTTGCTGGAAGACGGCCGCCAACTTTCCGGTATTTAA
- the rpsI gene encoding 30S ribosomal protein S9, whose protein sequence is MVEKNTYFIGVGRRKTAVATVKLTSGNGVIVIDGKPIEERFTRVQERNVILNPMMVTDTMGKYNAVIKVLGGGVAGQSGAIAHGIARALEKSDDKLRATLKSNGLLTRDDRTKERKKPGLKRARKAPQYTKR, encoded by the coding sequence ATGGTAGAGAAGAATACATATTTTATCGGTGTTGGTCGGCGTAAGACCGCAGTTGCCACTGTCAAACTTACCAGCGGCAACGGCGTTATCGTAATTGATGGCAAGCCCATTGAAGAACGCTTTACCCGTGTGCAGGAACGCAACGTTATTTTGAATCCCATGATGGTCACTGATACTATGGGCAAGTATAACGCTGTTATAAAAGTTCTGGGTGGTGGTGTTGCCGGTCAGAGCGGGGCTATTGCTCACGGCATTGCCCGTGCTCTTGAAAAGTCTGACGATAAGTTGCGCGCTACTCTTAAGAGCAACGGTCTTCTTACCCGTGATGACCGGACTAAAGAGCGCAAGAAGCCCGGTTTGAAACGTGCCCGCAAAGCTCCCCAGTACACTAAACGTTAA
- the rplM gene encoding 50S ribosomal protein L13, translated as MNTYTVKASDIKRDWHVIDASGRVLGEVAAEAAKYLMGKHKPMFCRNLDCGDYVVIINAKKVTVTGNKLDQKIYYRHSGFPGGFRQEKLGDLLKTKPLFVIEHAVKGMIPRNTLGAQILAKLKVYEGEEHPHASQTGEVSKES; from the coding sequence ATGAATACGTACACAGTTAAAGCTAGTGACATAAAACGGGATTGGCACGTGATAGACGCTTCCGGCCGTGTGCTGGGTGAGGTGGCTGCCGAAGCCGCTAAATACCTTATGGGCAAGCACAAACCCATGTTCTGCCGCAATCTGGACTGCGGTGATTATGTGGTTATTATAAATGCAAAGAAAGTGACAGTTACCGGCAACAAGCTGGACCAGAAGATTTACTATCGTCATTCCGGTTTCCCCGGCGGTTTCCGTCAGGAAAAACTGGGTGACCTTCTGAAAACTAAGCCTTTATTTGTAATTGAACATGCTGTAAAGGGCATGATTCCCCGCAATACTTTAGGTGCCCAGATTTTGGCTAAATTAAAGGTCTACGAAGGTGAGGAACATCCTCATGCCTCTCAGACCGGCGAAGTAAGCAAGGAGTCTTAA
- the rpsK gene encoding 30S ribosomal protein S11 has product MAVKKRAGAKKKEKKVIPVGKAFVQATFNNTIVTLTDLQGNVIAWASCGTAGFKGSRKGTPYAAQMAAQAAARKAAESGLRQVEVLVKGPGSGREAAIRSLQASGINVTAIRDVTPIPHNGCRPPKRRRV; this is encoded by the coding sequence ATGGCAGTTAAAAAACGTGCCGGTGCCAAGAAAAAAGAGAAGAAAGTTATACCTGTAGGTAAAGCCTTCGTACAGGCTACCTTTAATAATACTATCGTAACTCTGACTGACCTGCAGGGCAATGTAATTGCCTGGGCCAGCTGCGGTACTGCCGGTTTCAAGGGCTCACGCAAAGGTACTCCCTATGCCGCCCAGATGGCTGCTCAGGCTGCCGCCCGCAAGGCTGCTGAAAGCGGCCTCAGGCAGGTGGAGGTATTGGTAAAGGGGCCGGGCAGTGGCCGTGAAGCTGCTATCCGCTCTCTTCAGGCGTCAGGTATCAATGTGACCGCAATCAGGGACGTAACTCCCATTCCGCATAATGGTTGCCGTCCTCCCAAGAGAAGGAGGGTATAG
- a CDS encoding DNA-directed RNA polymerase subunit alpha: protein MSDLAIPTISCTESDGKYGRFVVEPLEKGFGTTMGNSLRRILLSYLDGVAITRVRIDGIQHEFSALPKAKEDTLDFLLNLKNIRVESLSGLEGILYLKASGAKVVTAADIEPSNDFEVVNPELYLLTLDSDDAVLNVELEVELGRGYRAPESTENTPIGTIPVDAIFTPIRKVNFTTEPMHVGRETSLERLVLEVWTDGTIEPATAVSRSADILVKQFAALVSHNKVVAEVEASEPVKYAIPEEKYNMPIEQLDLSVRAVNCLRHAGITTVGEVINRGTKELLTLRNFGLKSLTELEDRLKTIGLSLNPEEELFEDAENSKKKNKGMDEA, encoded by the coding sequence GTGTCTGATCTAGCTATACCCACAATTAGTTGCACCGAAAGCGACGGTAAATACGGGCGCTTTGTGGTAGAACCTTTGGAAAAAGGTTTCGGGACTACTATGGGTAATTCACTTCGCCGTATACTTCTTAGCTATCTGGACGGGGTTGCCATTACCCGCGTCAGGATAGACGGCATTCAGCATGAGTTTAGCGCTCTGCCGAAAGCCAAGGAAGATACACTGGATTTTTTGCTGAACCTTAAAAATATAAGGGTGGAAAGCCTGTCCGGGCTTGAGGGTATTTTATACCTGAAGGCTTCAGGTGCAAAGGTAGTTACAGCAGCTGATATTGAACCCTCAAATGATTTTGAGGTAGTAAACCCGGAGCTGTACCTGCTTACCCTTGATTCAGATGATGCAGTTTTGAATGTGGAACTTGAGGTGGAACTTGGCCGGGGCTATCGGGCTCCTGAGAGCACCGAGAATACGCCTATAGGCACTATTCCGGTAGATGCCATTTTCACTCCCATCCGCAAGGTGAACTTTACCACTGAGCCTATGCACGTAGGCCGTGAAACCAGCCTTGAGCGTTTGGTGCTTGAGGTCTGGACTGATGGAACTATAGAACCGGCTACTGCCGTCAGCCGCTCAGCGGATATTCTGGTTAAACAGTTTGCGGCTCTGGTCAGCCATAACAAGGTAGTGGCTGAAGTAGAGGCCAGCGAACCGGTTAAATATGCTATACCCGAAGAAAAATATAATATGCCCATTGAGCAGCTGGATTTGTCCGTCAGGGCTGTCAATTGTTTGCGGCATGCCGGTATAACAACGGTGGGTGAAGTTATAAACAGGGGTACCAAAGAGCTGCTGACTCTGCGGAATTTTGGTCTTAAATCTCTGACCGAGCTTGAAGACAGGCTTAAGACTATCGGTCTGTCGTTGAACCCCGAAGAAGAGTTGTTTGAGGATGCTGAAAACAGCAAGAAGAAAAACAAGGGCATGGACGAAGCCTAA
- the infA gene encoding translation initiation factor IF-1, whose amino-acid sequence MPKKDAIEVEATVLEALPSAAFRVQLSNGHEVLAHISGKMRVHYIRILPGDRVLVELSPYDLTRGRVTYRFKS is encoded by the coding sequence ATGCCTAAAAAAGATGCAATAGAAGTTGAAGCGACAGTGCTGGAGGCTTTGCCCAGTGCCGCTTTTCGTGTTCAGCTTTCAAACGGGCATGAAGTCCTGGCGCATATTTCGGGCAAGATGCGGGTACATTACATAAGGATTTTGCCCGGAGACAGAGTACTGGTGGAGTTATCTCCCTATGACTTGACCCGCGGCCGGGTTACATACCGATTCAAGTCATAG
- the rpsM gene encoding 30S ribosomal protein S13, translated as MVRIAGTDIPDNKQVYFSLQYIFGIGPARSEKVLVQAGVDKAIRVNKLTDEEINRLREIIDKEYRVEGDLRKEIALNIKRLIDIGCYRGNRHKHNLPVRGQRTKTNARTRRGPRKTVAGRGQKRGATKK; from the coding sequence ATGGTTCGCATAGCGGGTACAGATATACCCGATAACAAGCAGGTTTATTTCTCTTTGCAGTATATATTCGGCATAGGCCCTGCTCGCAGTGAGAAAGTACTTGTTCAGGCGGGTGTGGATAAAGCGATTCGGGTCAATAAACTGACCGATGAGGAAATCAACCGCCTTAGGGAAATTATTGATAAAGAGTATCGGGTAGAAGGGGATCTTCGCAAAGAAATCGCCCTCAATATCAAGAGGCTTATTGATATTGGCTGTTACCGTGGTAATCGCCATAAGCACAATTTGCCGGTACGTGGCCAGCGCACTAAAACTAACGCGCGTACTCGTCGTGGCCCGCGCAAGACTGTGGCCGGGCGTGGACAAAAACGCGGTGCAACTAAGAAATAA
- the map gene encoding type I methionyl aminopeptidase, protein MTIILKTEKEIAIMRRAGHILAAALEEVKKNVRPGVTTRELDEIAERELRRRGTTPSFKGYQGFPASLCASVNEEIVHGIPGGRVLKEGDIISLDIGNILEGFQADMAVTVGVGEISPAATRLLSATQASLVAGIAQARAGGHLGDIGAVVEEYAQSRGYGVVRDYTGHGIGRDMHEDPQIPNFGRRGKGPELKKGMTLAIEPMLNLGTEKTRVAPDCWTVYTADGSLSAHFEHTVAITDGEPEILTVIEG, encoded by the coding sequence ATGACCATAATACTGAAAACCGAAAAAGAGATTGCTATAATGCGGCGGGCCGGTCATATACTGGCAGCTGCTTTAGAAGAAGTTAAGAAGAATGTCAGACCGGGGGTAACTACCCGGGAGCTGGACGAGATAGCCGAGAGGGAACTGCGGCGCAGGGGGACAACTCCTTCGTTCAAAGGTTACCAGGGCTTCCCGGCCAGTCTTTGTGCGTCTGTAAACGAAGAGATTGTTCACGGCATACCCGGTGGCCGGGTATTAAAAGAAGGCGACATAATATCGCTGGATATAGGCAATATATTAGAAGGATTCCAGGCGGATATGGCTGTGACAGTGGGGGTGGGTGAAATATCTCCCGCGGCCACGCGGCTTTTATCTGCTACTCAGGCCTCACTGGTGGCCGGGATTGCTCAAGCCAGGGCAGGCGGGCATCTGGGTGACATAGGTGCGGTAGTTGAGGAATATGCCCAAAGCAGAGGGTATGGGGTAGTCAGGGATTATACCGGACACGGTATAGGCCGGGATATGCACGAAGACCCCCAGATACCGAACTTTGGCCGCCGGGGTAAAGGCCCGGAATTAAAAAAGGGTATGACACTGGCTATAGAGCCAATGTTAAATCTGGGCACTGAAAAGACAAGAGTAGCCCCTGACTGCTGGACAGTGTATACTGCGGATGGCAGTTTGTCGGCTCATTTTGAACATACAGTTGCCATTACCGATGGTGAGCCGGAAATACTCACCGTGATAGAAGGATAG
- the truA gene encoding tRNA pseudouridine(38-40) synthase TruA encodes MLLVIEYEGTRYSGFQVQDKGATIQGELETAIRKLTSEQTRVSGSGRTDAGVHAAYQVVSYLSESSLGLDKIKGGLNFYLPPDIAVKEVHFVAESFDVRRRAISREYSYQILNSKTRSPLARLQAWQVPYKLDIKLMEQAFKMLEGEHDFIAFASSLGPEIKKTVRRVNWTRLGIREDRLIFNIEANSFLTHQVRNTIGTLVELGRGTMSMSEFEALFEAKTPGLAGPAAPACGLSLVRVNYREPFGS; translated from the coding sequence GTGTTATTGGTAATTGAATACGAGGGTACCCGGTATTCAGGCTTTCAGGTTCAGGATAAAGGGGCCACTATACAGGGAGAGCTGGAAACAGCTATCCGGAAATTAACAAGTGAACAGACCAGAGTGAGCGGTTCCGGAAGAACTGATGCCGGGGTACACGCGGCTTACCAGGTAGTCAGCTACCTCTCGGAATCTTCACTGGGATTGGACAAGATAAAGGGCGGGTTAAATTTTTACCTGCCGCCGGACATAGCCGTAAAAGAAGTCCACTTCGTAGCTGAAAGCTTTGATGTGAGACGCCGGGCTATCAGCCGGGAGTACTCTTACCAAATATTAAATAGTAAAACTCGCTCGCCGCTTGCCAGGCTTCAGGCTTGGCAGGTGCCTTACAAGCTAGATATAAAGCTAATGGAACAGGCTTTTAAGATGCTTGAAGGGGAGCATGACTTTATCGCTTTTGCCTCCAGTCTGGGGCCGGAGATAAAGAAAACTGTCCGCCGGGTTAACTGGACCCGGTTAGGTATTAGGGAGGATAGGCTGATATTCAATATAGAGGCCAATTCCTTTCTTACCCACCAGGTACGGAATACTATCGGGACACTGGTGGAGTTAGGACGCGGGACTATGAGCATGAGTGAGTTTGAGGCATTATTTGAGGCTAAAACCCCCGGACTGGCGGGGCCGGCAGCGCCGGCTTGTGGACTGAGCCTCGTTCGGGTAAACTATAGAGAACCTTTTGGGAGTTAA
- the rpsD gene encoding 30S ribosomal protein S4, whose translation MSRETGAVCRMCRRSGDKLFLKGDKCVTKCVFEKRPKAPGPQLGRPRRLSDRGQQLRHKQSIRWSYGMTERQFRRFFGLATAQPGVTGDNMMILLERRLDNVLFRLGFGTSRAQARQIVMHGHILVNGQKTDIPSYLVKEGQEITVRETSKATAYFKTLAENIEAKAIPGWLSLDRKTLSGKVISLPAAGDIDARFDAQTVVEYYSR comes from the coding sequence ATGTCTAGAGAAACAGGTGCAGTTTGCAGAATGTGCCGCCGTAGCGGCGATAAGCTATTTTTAAAGGGCGATAAATGTGTTACCAAGTGTGTGTTTGAAAAACGCCCCAAAGCACCCGGCCCGCAGCTGGGCAGACCCCGCCGTTTGTCTGACCGTGGTCAGCAGCTGCGGCATAAGCAGAGTATCCGCTGGAGTTATGGTATGACTGAACGTCAGTTCCGCCGTTTCTTTGGCTTGGCTACTGCTCAGCCCGGTGTTACCGGTGACAACATGATGATTCTTTTGGAACGCCGTCTGGATAACGTTTTATTCCGCTTGGGTTTCGGCACTTCGCGGGCTCAGGCCAGACAGATTGTTATGCACGGACATATACTGGTAAACGGTCAGAAAACCGATATCCCGTCCTATCTGGTTAAAGAGGGTCAGGAAATAACTGTCCGCGAAACCAGTAAAGCTACTGCATATTTCAAGACTTTAGCTGAAAATATTGAAGCCAAGGCAATTCCTGGTTGGTTAAGCTTGGATCGAAAAACCCTTTCCGGCAAGGTTATTAGTCTGCCCGCTGCCGGTGATATAGACGCTAGATTCGATGCTCAGACCGTAGTTGAGTACTACTCCAGGTAA
- the rplQ gene encoding 50S ribosomal protein L17: protein MRHNVSGRKFDRPTGQRMSLYRNLVTDLLNYEEITISEPRAKEIRSMAEKMITLGKKGTLASRRRALAFVYIPGIVDKVFEDLSKRYAERPGGYTRMTKLGPRQGDGAEMVKLELVK, encoded by the coding sequence ATGAGACACAACGTATCAGGTAGAAAATTTGATAGACCCACTGGCCAGAGGATGTCACTTTACCGCAATCTGGTAACGGATCTTTTAAATTATGAGGAGATTACTATCTCCGAGCCCCGGGCAAAGGAAATACGGAGCATGGCCGAAAAGATGATTACTCTGGGCAAAAAGGGTACTTTGGCTTCCCGCCGCCGTGCTTTGGCTTTTGTATACATACCCGGTATTGTAGATAAGGTTTTTGAAGACCTGTCAAAGCGGTATGCCGAGCGTCCCGGTGGTTATACCCGAATGACCAAGCTGGGTCCCCGTCAGGGTGACGGTGCGGAGATGGTTAAGCTGGAACTTGTCAAGTAA
- the secY gene encoding preprotein translocase subunit SecY — protein MIDAFSLPDLRRRLLITLGILVAARFIAHVPLPGVDSAALQDLFDQNGALGMLDLFSGGAMRYFSVAALGVYPYITASIIMTLLTPVIPKLTALSKEGEAGRNKINTITHWLAVPTAALAGYSQLLLLQREGAVAQTEPLAAVAIVLSIVAGTMFMVWLGEQITNYGIGNGISLIIFAGIVAGLPDTIGRGLMASDQFAGLAVYAIMALLTTVLIVIFTEAHRRIPVQYAQTVIRSGKMYRRGGESHIPLRVNSAGMIPLIFASALVMLPGLVASYFMAGSTEDPNFWNTIYNIFSSSASMPGGLVYWGLYFFMTIIFAFFYTMVTFEQQDIPGTLQRQGGFVPGIRPGKMTDQYLSGVIGRITWAGALFLGFVAIMPFIAREVTGIQVIQLSSFGMLIVVGVALDTMKQLEAQLVMRRYEGFIK, from the coding sequence ATGATTGACGCTTTCAGCTTGCCTGATTTAAGGCGTCGGTTACTTATTACTTTGGGAATATTGGTTGCGGCACGTTTTATTGCTCATGTGCCGCTTCCTGGTGTTGATTCAGCTGCCCTGCAGGATTTGTTCGACCAGAACGGAGCTTTGGGTATGCTGGATTTGTTTTCCGGCGGTGCTATGCGGTACTTCAGCGTGGCGGCTCTGGGTGTTTATCCCTACATTACCGCATCCATCATCATGACTTTGCTTACGCCCGTTATCCCCAAGCTTACCGCCCTTTCAAAAGAGGGGGAAGCCGGGCGCAATAAAATCAATACTATTACTCACTGGCTGGCAGTGCCGACAGCGGCCTTAGCCGGTTACAGCCAGTTGCTTCTTCTGCAAAGAGAAGGGGCGGTAGCTCAGACTGAACCTTTGGCGGCAGTTGCCATAGTTTTGTCCATTGTGGCCGGCACAATGTTTATGGTCTGGCTGGGTGAACAGATTACCAATTATGGTATTGGCAACGGTATTTCGCTGATTATATTTGCCGGTATCGTAGCCGGTCTGCCGGATACGATTGGGCGTGGCCTGATGGCCTCTGACCAGTTTGCCGGTTTGGCTGTATATGCTATTATGGCTCTTCTGACCACAGTTCTAATAGTTATCTTTACTGAGGCACACCGCAGGATACCTGTTCAGTATGCCCAGACTGTTATCCGCAGCGGCAAGATGTACCGCCGCGGCGGTGAGAGCCATATACCCCTGCGGGTTAACTCTGCCGGTATGATACCCCTTATCTTTGCGTCTGCTCTGGTGATGCTGCCCGGTCTGGTGGCCAGTTATTTCATGGCAGGCTCAACTGAAGACCCTAACTTCTGGAATACTATTTATAATATCTTCAGTTCCAGCGCCTCCATGCCTGGAGGGTTGGTATACTGGGGTCTTTACTTCTTTATGACTATAATCTTTGCCTTCTTCTATACTATGGTGACCTTTGAACAGCAGGATATACCCGGCACTCTTCAGAGGCAGGGCGGTTTTGTACCCGGCATTCGTCCCGGCAAGATGACTGACCAGTACTTAAGCGGCGTTATCGGCCGGATTACCTGGGCTGGTGCGTTATTCCTGGGGTTTGTAGCTATTATGCCTTTCATTGCCCGTGAGGTTACCGGCATACAGGTTATTCAGCTATCCAGCTTCGGTATGCTGATTGTGGTCGGTGTAGCTCTGGATACTATGAAACAGCTCGAGGCGCAGCTTGTAATGCGGCGTTACGAGGGCTTTATTAAGTAG
- a CDS encoding bifunctional phosphoglucose/phosphomannose isomerase, whose product MDIRNLDDLNIYTKLDPNHMLDELRRMPSLCKQAWETAEALNLPEDYRAVKQVVILGMGTSGVAAQLAERIVRDECKIPIYLHQDYLLPAYVSADTLVIASSSSGSTEEVVSCFNQAASRQAKLLVLTTGGELKEMAAGHNIPGLVYDYTYRPSTAIAYGVLPVLSILHKLGFIPNKSAEVSESLIVLSQIAERLSEKYQTSNNPAKQLADKLEGRAVMAFGSGVTFPAARRFKTQLNENAKCFAFAEEIPEMNHNSVVGYQLPQNSGRYWAAVMFKTTFLSKRIHQRMKITTDILHQAKIPVFSIDGYGFSPLCQALSLILQGDFVSLYLAFLNGVDPYPIDAVDYFKQELAES is encoded by the coding sequence ATGGATATTAGAAACCTTGATGACTTAAATATTTATACAAAACTTGACCCCAACCATATGCTGGATGAACTTCGGCGTATGCCCTCACTCTGCAAACAGGCCTGGGAGACTGCCGAAGCCCTAAACCTGCCTGAAGATTACCGGGCTGTCAAACAGGTGGTAATACTGGGTATGGGCACTTCCGGAGTGGCTGCCCAACTGGCTGAGCGGATAGTGCGGGATGAATGTAAAATACCTATCTACCTCCATCAGGATTATCTGCTGCCGGCATATGTATCGGCTGATACACTGGTTATTGCTTCCAGCAGTTCCGGCTCAACCGAAGAAGTAGTATCCTGTTTTAATCAGGCAGCCAGCCGCCAGGCCAAGCTGCTGGTCTTAACCACCGGCGGCGAACTGAAAGAAATGGCGGCCGGACATAATATACCGGGACTGGTTTATGACTATACTTACCGCCCAAGCACCGCTATTGCCTATGGGGTGCTGCCTGTTTTAAGCATCCTGCACAAACTGGGCTTTATACCCAACAAATCTGCCGAAGTAAGCGAAAGCCTGATAGTCCTTTCTCAGATTGCAGAAAGGCTGTCAGAAAAATACCAGACCAGCAACAACCCCGCGAAACAGCTGGCTGATAAACTGGAAGGCCGGGCAGTCATGGCATTCGGCTCAGGAGTAACTTTCCCGGCTGCCCGCCGTTTTAAAACCCAGCTGAATGAAAATGCCAAATGTTTTGCTTTTGCCGAAGAAATACCTGAAATGAACCACAACTCGGTAGTCGGATACCAGCTGCCCCAAAATTCCGGCCGATACTGGGCAGCGGTTATGTTTAAAACCACCTTTCTATCTAAACGTATCCACCAGCGCATGAAAATTACCACCGATATTCTCCACCAGGCTAAAATACCTGTTTTCAGCATTGACGGTTACGGCTTCAGCCCCTTATGCCAGGCCCTCAGCTTAATCCTCCAGGGAGACTTTGTAAGCCTGTATCTGGCTTTTCTGAATGGAGTAGACCCCTACCCGATAGATGCGGTAGACTACTTTAAACAGGAGTTGGCCGAAAGTTAG
- the rpmJ gene encoding 50S ribosomal protein L36: MKVRASVKTMCEKCKIVKRNGVVRNICTNPKHKQRQG; the protein is encoded by the coding sequence ATGAAGGTTAGAGCTTCGGTAAAGACAATGTGCGAAAAGTGCAAAATAGTGAAACGTAACGGGGTGGTTAGAAATATTTGCACCAACCCCAAACATAAACAGAGGCAGGGTTAA